TCGAACAGGTCCTGCGCCGTGTCCTGCACACACCGGGCGCGCCGCTCGCGGACCTGACCGCGCTCACGGCCGCGGACCGCGCGGTCCTGTCCCACCAGGAGCACCCCGGTGAAGGGGCCCTCGCCGAAGGGACTCTCGCCGAAGGGACCCCGGCCACTCTGCACGGCCTGTTCGAGCGACAGGCCCACCGCACCCCGGACGCCGTGGCGTTGATCAGCGGGGAACACCACGTCTCCTACGCGGACCTGGACGCGGCGGCCAACCGCCTCGCCCGGCAGCTGCGCACCAGGGGCGCGGCACGCGGAGAGCGGGTCGCCGTACTCCTGCCCCGAGGCCCACACCTGATCACAGCCCTGCTGGCGGTGCTCAAGAGCGGGGCGGCCTACCTCCCCCTCGACCCGTCCCTCCCCACCCCGCGTCTGTCGCTGCTGCTCGCCGACGGCGCACCCGTCCTCCTGCTCACCTCCCACACCGCGCTCGCCGGGCACTCGGACCTCGCGCCGGAACCGCCCGTCCTGCGTGTGGAGGAGGCGGACGGCACACTGCCGTGCACCCCGCTCCCGGACGGAGCGGGCCCGGAGGACCCCGCGTACTGCATCCACACCTCGGGTTCGACCGGCCGCCCGAAGGGCGTCGTGGTACCCCACCGCGGCCCGGCGAACCTGGTCCACGGCCATCTGCGCCGCCACCCCGCGCTGCGCACCCTCCAATGGACGTCACCGGCGTTCGACGTCAGCGTGCAGGAGATCTTCACGACGCTGGCCTCGGGAGCCGCGCTCGTCCTCGTCGACGACGCCGTACGGCACGATCCGGCGGCGCTGGCGCAGGCGGTACGCCACCACCGGGTGCAGCGTGTGTTCATGCCCTGCACCCCGCTGAAGTACCTGATGGAGACCGCCCCCGAACTCCCCTGGCTGCGCGAGCTGTTCTCGGCGGGCGAGGCACTCCAGCTCACGCCCGCCTTCCGCCGCTTCCTCGCCACGCACCCGGACTGCGCGCTCCACAACCAGTACGGCCCCACGGAGACGTCGATCATCGTCACCTCGCACCGCGTGGACCCGGCCGGCGAGGAGTGGCCCCCGATCGGCACGCCGGTGCCGGGGGCGCGCGTCCTACTGCTGGACGAGTCGGGCCGGCCGGTCCCGGTCGGCGCCGTCGGCGAGATCCACGTGAGCGGGATACCGGTGGCGCACGGGTACCTCAACCGCCCGGCCGAGACCGCCGCCGCGTTCCTCGACGACGGCGAGGGCGGGGTGCTGTACCGCACGGGCGACCTGGGCCGCCTGCGCACGGACGGCACGCTGGAGTACCGGGGCCGGGCGGACGACCAGGTCAAGATCCGCGGCTACCGCGTCGAACCGGGCGAGGCGCAGTCGGCGTTGACGGCGCTGCGCGGGGTCCGGGACGCGGCGGTGCTCCCCCGCCGGGACCGTCACGGCGACATGGAACTGGTGGCGTACGTGGTGCCGGCCGATGCGGACTCCTGGCCCCGGCTGCGCGCCGCACTGGCCGCCGAGCTCCCCGACCATCTGGTGCCGCGCCGCTGGGTGAGCCTCGGCCGCCTCCCGGTGAACGCCTCCGGCAAACTGGACCGCGCGGCCCTGCCGGAACCCGGCGACGACGACTCGGACGGGATCCCGCAGTCGTCCCCGGCCACGGCCCTGGAGAAGACCCTGCACGAGCTGTGGTGCGAGGAACTGGACGCCGGCCAGGTCCCGGTCACGACATCGTTCTTCGAACTCGGCGGCCACTCCCTGAGCGCGATCCGGCTGCTGAACCGCATGCGGGAGGAGGCGGACGTCGATCTCACGATGGCCGACTTCTTCCTGGATCCGACGATCCGGGGCATCGCGGCACGCAACCGTGTCGTGGACACCGCGCCGATGCCCTCGACCCTGCGCCGCCTGTGGCGCCGCCATCACGCACTCCCCGACCCGAGCGTCTACAACATCGCCCACCGCATGGACCTGCGCGGCGACTTGGAGCCCGAGGCCCTGCACCAGGCCCTCATGGACCTGGTGGCACGCCACCACGCGCTCCGCGGCAGGCCGGTCCGCCGGGAGGACGGACGGTACGAGGTCGAGGTCCTGGCCCAGGTCCCCGTGACGCTGCCGGTCACCGACCTCCGTGCGCACGCCGGGGATGCGGAGAGCGTGGACCGCTGGTGCCGCGAGCAGGTCTCCACCCCGTTCACGCTGGACCAGCCCCCTCTCTTCCGCTTCCGCCTGGCCCGTCTCGCCGAGGACCACTGGGTGATGGTGACGGTCCTCCACCACGCGGTGTGTGACGGCTGGTCCCTGAGCATCATCAGGCGCGACCTTCAGGAGCTGTACAACGCGCGACGCTCCCGTACGTCCCCGCACCTGCCGCTCACCGTCGCCCAGTTCACGGACTTCGCACGATCGGAACACGCCCTGCCGGACAAGCGCAGGACAGCTCTGGAACGCTTCTGGCGCACGGAACTCGACACCGTCCCCCTGCGCCCGTCCCTCCCCTACGACCACCCGCACCCGGGCACGCTCTCCGGCCGGGGCGCCCTGCGCACCTGGACGATCGCCGACGGCACACCAGCCCGCCTGGCCGACACGGCGACCCGCCTGGGCACCACGGCCTACACGGTCCTCGCGGCCACGTTCGCCACGTGGCTCGGCGACCTCTGCGGCGAACGGAACAACATCGTCCTGGCGGCCTCCAGCGCGAACCGCGTCCAACGCGACCGCGCCGAGATCGTCGGCATCCTGGGCGACGCGGTACTCCTGCGGGCCCGGCTGGGCGAAGCGGAGTCCTTCCCCGGCCTGGTGTCCCAGCTGAGCTCCACCCTCTTCACGGCCCTCGACCACCAGGAACTCCCCCTGACGGACGTGGTGTCCCTCGTCTCGCCCGAGCTGAAGGACGCCCTGTTCCCCACGGTCCTGTTCACAGTGATCACCACCGAGCCCCCGGCCCTGAACCTCCAGGAGGTCTCCACCACGATCCGCGCCCTCCCCGTCCAGGGCGTGGCCCGCAACGAGCTCTACGTCGTGATCGCCCCCGAGGCCGACACGATCACGGTCACGTTCGAGTACTCGACGGACCTGTTCACCCACGAAACGGTCGAGGCGTGGGCCAGGTCCTTCACCGAGGCACTGAGGTCCGCGGTGGACCCCGGGAACTAGCGGTGAACGCCGGGAACTGAAGGAAGCCGCTGCTAGAGCGCGTCCACCGCGCTCACCTTCCACCCGTCTCCCGTGCGGTCCATCGTCATCCGCACCCGGTTCAGGTCCACGCGGGATCCCGAGACCTGGGTGCTCTCGGTGACCTGGTTGACGAAGAGCAGGACCACGACTTTGTCGGGGGAGGCCGAGACGACGGAGGCGGCGGGGGCGCCTGCGGAGCCGGGGGCGGCGACCGTCGCCTTCACCACGCCGTGGTACTTCTCGGCCGTCGGGGCGACCACGGACTTCGTCGTCTTGCCGTACTCGTCGCGGAAGTCGCCGGTCAGGTGGGCGCGGGCCCTGGAGAAGTCCTCGTCCAGGCGCCGGTAGTCGTACGACAGGACGATCGGCGCCGCTTTTCGCGCGGCCGCGAGCGCCTCGGTCCGGGCGGTCTCCGTCAGGCGGCCGTCACGGTGCTGCCATCCCAGGGCGGCGATCGCGATCAGGCCGGCGACGAGCAGGACGGCCAGGACCAGGGTGAGCAGTTTCCGGCGGCCGCCGGGGCCGGGCTCGCTCCGCTCGTGCGGAACGTCCTGCCCGAACGACTCCGGCGACGGCTCCGGCGGGTCGTCCCAGCCGTCCTTCGGGGCCTCGACGAGGACGGTGCGTCCGGCGAGCGGCCGCCCGGCCCGGCGCGGGGACTCCTCGTCGCCGGCCGTCGCCGCGCCCGCTTCGCGGTGGCCGCGCTCCGCGCGCTTCGCCGCCGCGCGGGCGGCCGCCGTCATGGTGCGGCGGGTGCCGGGACCGGGGGCGCGGCCGGTGGTCGTCTTCGGCATGGTGGTCCTCCTCGTCGGTGCTTGTCGGTCGGGGAGTCGGCCTGTGGGGTCAGCCGACGAACTCGACGTCGGACGTCAGCCAGCGGCCGTCCTTGTGTACGAGGTCGAGCTGGAGCCGGTACGTGCGCGCCTCCCCCTCGGGCACGGCGGTGTTGGTCACCTTGCTGTCGGCGACCACCAGCACACGGGCCGAGTTCTCGTCGGAGCGGACGATGCCCGCCTCCAGGACCTGGCCTTCCGACACGGACTTGTTCTGGGCCACCAGCTTCGTCAACTGGTCCGTCTGCGCGGTGAACTGCTTCTTGAACTCGCCGGTCGCGCCCGCCAGCACGTTCGCGCTGTCGCGGTCGTAGTGCCGGTAGTCGAGGGAGGTGAAGTTCAGCGCCGACTGGCGGGCCGCGGCCAGGATGCCCTGGCGTCGCTGGTCCGTCTCCCACTGTTCGTGGAGGCCGAGAGCCAGCCAGAGTGCCAGTGCCGTGGTGATGACGGTCGCCGCGACGAGTCCCGCCGACATCACCGCGGGTCGCACCGGCCTCATGCCATGGGGCCAACGAGCAGCCATTGCCACGACTCCTTTCCGAACACGGCCTGCTGGCCGCCCGTCGAGCCGATCTCGACGTTCCTTCCGTCCGGGCCGGCGGTGCTGCCGGTCTCCGGGTCGTACGGGGTGACGTACGCCGCCTGGTCGGCGCCGCCGTCTCTCGACGCGCCCGGGGCGTTCTGCGCGCCCCGTACCGACGACTCGCTGCCGCGCGGGAGCGTGCAGCGGGCGTCGGTGTTCGCCTCGCGTGTGCTGGTGTCCGCGGGGTCGCGGCGTGCCGTGCCGTACCCCTGGGTGCAGGCGGGCGGGTCGTCGGCGTTCAGCACCAGGCCGAAGTGGGTGGTGCCGTCGCCCGGGACGACCGTGTAGCTGCCCGCGACCATCAGCGGGAAGGTGACCAGGGCCTGCTCGACGCCGGGGAGGCGGGCCAGCGTGACCTGGCCGCCGCTGATCAGGTTGGCCAGCAGGACCGACAGCTGCGGCCCGGTCGACTTCAGCAGCGCGTTCAGCTCCTGCGCCGCCGGCCTCGCGTTGCCGATCAGCTTGCGCAGGTCCCCGTCGCTTGCCTTCAACTGAGCCGAGAGAGCGGCCAGATCGCGCGCGAACGACTTGATCGACGAGCCCTGGTCGGCCTGTGTCTTCAGGACCTTCCGTGAGTCCTCGATCAGGGCGATGGTCTCGGGCAGCGCCTCGGACGCCGACTCGACGAGGGTGTTGCCCGAGTCCACCAGGCGGCTCAGGTTCGGGCCGGTGCCGGCGAAAGCCTTGCCCAACTCGTCGACCGTGACCCGCAGGTCGTCCTTGCCGACCGAGTTCACCAGGCGGTCCAGGCTGAGGACCATGTCCGTCGCCGGCAGCGGCACCCGCGTGCTCTCGCGCGGGATCGTGCTGCCGCTGAGCAGGTAGGGGCCGCGGGAGGTGCGGGGCTGGAGGTCGACGTACTGCTCCCCCACGGCCGATCGGTTCGCCACCACCGCCAGTGTGTCCGCCGGGATGCGCGGCGCCCCGTCCTCGATGTCGAGCGTGACCGAGACCCCGTCCGGGCCGGTCAGGCGCAGCGCGCCGACCTTGCCGACCGGCACCCCGCGGTACGTGACCTCGGCGCCGGGGAAGACACCCCCGGAGTCGGCGAAGTCGGCCCGCACGGTGTAGCCGCGGTCCAGGACCTCGTCCACCAGACCCGTGTACTCGGCACCGACGTACGACACGCCCACGGCGGTCATGGTGGCGAAGGCGATCAGTTGCGCCTTGACCGTACGGGTGATCACGGCTGGACCCCCTTCAGCATCAGCTCGGCGAGTTCGAGGTTGATCCCCTCGGGCCAGTCGGCCCCGGTGCGGTGGCCGCCGGAGCCGTAGCCGGCGGTGCACACCGGCGGGCACAGCGGGTCCTCGCCGCCCGAGGGGGCCGACGGGGACGCCGGCACGCTCGGACCGCTCGGACCGCTCGGCAGCGCGGTGGGCGCCGGCACGTCCGGGAGATCCGGTGCGTCCGGGAGATCCGGCAGATCCGGTACGTCCGGCAGGTCCGGGGCCTCGGGAAGCCCGGGTCCCCGGGTGTCCCCGCCGCCCGGCTCGTCCGTCAGGTTGCCGTAGATCCCGGCCAGATCGAGGTCCGCCGTGACGTGCAGGTTGACGTAGTCACCCTTGATGGCGTCCACGACGTTGCGCGGGAACGGGTACGTCGTCAGCAGCTCAAGGGAGTTGGGCAGGTCGCTGCCCGCCTTGTTGAGCTGTCGCAGGATCGGCCACAGCTGCCTGAGGTTGGCGACCGTGTCGTCGTGCGAGGCGTTGATCACCTTGGTGCCGGTCGTGCCGAGCCTGGACAGGGCGGTGAGCATCCTCGTCAGGTCGCGGCGCTGGTCGGCCAGGACCTTCAGGGCGGGCGGCATCGTGTCGACGGCCTCGGCGATCGTCGTCTTCTCCTTGCCCAGCCGTTTCGCCAGCCGGTCGACGGCCTTCAGGGCGCGGACGATGTCCTGGCGCTGGTCGTCCAGGCCTCCGATGAAGGTGTCGAGCTCCTTGAGCAGGGACTTGACCCGGTTCTCCCGGCCCTCCAGGGCCTTGTTCAGCTCCGTGGTGATCGTCTTGAGCTGGGCGACGCCGCCGCCGTTGAGCAGGGCGGACAGCGCGGACAGCACCTCCTCGATCTCGGGGTTGCGGCCGCTGCGGGACAGGGGGATCACATCACCGTCGCGGAGCCGGCCGGCCGGCGTGCCTTCCAGGGGCCGGGACAGTGCCACGTACTTCTCGCCCAGCATGCTGGTCTGCCGCAGCCCGGCGACG
This region of Streptomyces caelestis genomic DNA includes:
- a CDS encoding MCE family protein; this translates as MRPPRKAGAVAWAAVGTLLLSGCEFNGWYDVPLPGGAAADGHAYHVTVEFRDVLDLVPQSAVKVNNVTVGAVEKVELQGWHARVSLRVADSVKLPANAVAGLRQTSMLGEKYVALSRPLEGTPAGRLRDGDVIPLSRSGRNPEIEEVLSALSALLNGGGVAQLKTITTELNKALEGRENRVKSLLKELDTFIGGLDDQRQDIVRALKAVDRLAKRLGKEKTTIAEAVDTMPPALKVLADQRRDLTRMLTALSRLGTTGTKVINASHDDTVANLRQLWPILRQLNKAGSDLPNSLELLTTYPFPRNVVDAIKGDYVNLHVTADLDLAGIYGNLTDEPGGGDTRGPGLPEAPDLPDVPDLPDLPDAPDLPDVPAPTALPSGPSGPSVPASPSAPSGGEDPLCPPVCTAGYGSGGHRTGADWPEGINLELAELMLKGVQP
- a CDS encoding MCE family protein, translating into MITRTVKAQLIAFATMTAVGVSYVGAEYTGLVDEVLDRGYTVRADFADSGGVFPGAEVTYRGVPVGKVGALRLTGPDGVSVTLDIEDGAPRIPADTLAVVANRSAVGEQYVDLQPRTSRGPYLLSGSTIPRESTRVPLPATDMVLSLDRLVNSVGKDDLRVTVDELGKAFAGTGPNLSRLVDSGNTLVESASEALPETIALIEDSRKVLKTQADQGSSIKSFARDLAALSAQLKASDGDLRKLIGNARPAAQELNALLKSTGPQLSVLLANLISGGQVTLARLPGVEQALVTFPLMVAGSYTVVPGDGTTHFGLVLNADDPPACTQGYGTARRDPADTSTREANTDARCTLPRGSESSVRGAQNAPGASRDGGADQAAYVTPYDPETGSTAGPDGRNVEIGSTGGQQAVFGKESWQWLLVGPMA